One stretch of Aquimarina sp. Aq107 DNA includes these proteins:
- a CDS encoding ATP-binding protein translates to MKSIKIVKHFICFLCLNLFFPNLYAYQYEEMSFPELECTITHTEEHLNSIGRANSVMLIENIIDISSKFNTQQEYYLKGYSYNLLGKIHFLNKEYKKALKEYKIAELFIKELEGHSELTIDVNNNIALVYLEGFNKPSRALKRIKHIYENSENLNNHYKHSLELNLANIYLKTRNYRKAYRLLKKCQKYFSKNSEYIDELLITYLSFGEYYKIHNNYNSAIRHFEEAAYIAEKNKMFRQAMTIYKKYEELLVKIGRQDRAYAILKKYTKHHETALETEKLETNQFKEKLVVSNKNNSIQTQKAKQSQTVSIFTLSLLLLCLILFCFFIYNHRKTKVLGESLALRNKELKISKEKSDRLAAVKTKFISTVSHELRTPLYGVVGLSSILMERIKDEENHKFIKLMKFSADHLLNLINDVLQVTKMESYEISLDEAPYNIKNLADDIKNSFEYQADKNGNTLHLNFDEDIPNSLIGDQVRLSQIFINLISNANKFTKNGNIWLNFINPVIIDNKAKITFEIKDDGRGIPIDKQELIFDKFSQADSKDHTTGTGLGLNIVKKLVNLHGGDIQIESSPGEGSNFYFTISFEIDSSNKESSTTNNKTKDCIPLLNEEEYTILVVEDNKINQIVTQNVLKTKGYRSQIADDGLIAIEMAKTNSYDLILMDLNMPNMGGMEATKIIREFDPNIPIIALTASDTQDTVQAILNPSSGFSDFLRKPYKNQEFFSKIESNLNSTISKAS, encoded by the coding sequence ATGAAAAGTATTAAAATAGTAAAGCATTTTATATGCTTCCTGTGTCTTAACTTATTTTTCCCTAATCTTTATGCCTATCAATATGAAGAAATGTCATTCCCAGAATTGGAGTGTACAATTACTCATACAGAAGAACACCTAAATTCAATAGGAAGAGCTAATAGCGTTATGCTAATTGAAAATATTATTGATATTTCTTCTAAATTCAATACGCAACAGGAATATTATCTAAAAGGATATTCTTATAATCTCCTTGGAAAAATACACTTTCTAAACAAAGAATATAAAAAAGCATTAAAAGAATATAAAATTGCAGAACTATTTATAAAAGAGTTAGAAGGTCATTCCGAATTAACTATAGATGTCAATAACAATATTGCTTTAGTTTATCTAGAAGGATTTAATAAGCCATCTAGAGCATTAAAAAGAATTAAACATATTTATGAAAATTCCGAGAATCTAAACAACCACTACAAACATAGTTTAGAATTAAATCTGGCCAATATCTATCTAAAAACCAGAAATTATAGAAAAGCATATCGCTTATTAAAAAAATGTCAAAAATATTTCAGCAAAAACTCTGAATATATTGATGAGCTTTTAATAACCTATTTAAGTTTTGGTGAATATTATAAAATCCATAATAATTATAATAGTGCTATAAGACATTTTGAAGAAGCCGCATACATTGCAGAAAAAAACAAAATGTTTAGACAAGCAATGACGATTTATAAAAAGTACGAAGAACTACTTGTGAAAATTGGAAGACAAGATAGAGCATACGCAATTCTAAAAAAATACACCAAGCATCACGAAACAGCATTAGAAACCGAAAAACTAGAAACTAATCAATTCAAAGAAAAATTAGTAGTAAGTAATAAAAATAACAGTATTCAAACTCAAAAGGCAAAACAATCTCAAACTGTATCTATTTTCACTTTATCACTGCTATTATTATGCTTAATCCTATTTTGTTTCTTCATTTATAATCATAGAAAAACAAAGGTACTAGGAGAATCCTTAGCGTTAAGAAATAAAGAATTAAAAATTTCAAAGGAAAAATCTGATCGTCTGGCAGCGGTAAAAACTAAATTTATATCCACAGTTAGCCACGAGCTAAGAACACCTTTATATGGTGTTGTTGGTTTATCATCTATCCTTATGGAGCGAATTAAAGATGAAGAAAATCACAAGTTTATAAAATTAATGAAATTTTCTGCTGATCATCTCCTAAACTTAATTAACGATGTACTTCAGGTTACCAAAATGGAATCATATGAAATAAGTCTTGATGAAGCGCCTTATAACATTAAAAACTTAGCTGATGATATAAAAAATTCTTTCGAGTATCAAGCGGACAAAAACGGTAATACATTACATCTTAATTTTGATGAAGATATCCCTAATTCTCTTATTGGAGATCAAGTAAGGTTATCTCAAATTTTTATTAATCTTATTAGCAACGCAAATAAGTTTACAAAAAACGGAAACATTTGGCTAAACTTTATTAACCCAGTTATAATAGACAATAAAGCAAAAATTACCTTCGAAATTAAAGATGACGGAAGAGGAATTCCTATTGATAAACAAGAATTAATTTTTGACAAGTTTTCTCAAGCAGATTCTAAAGATCATACAACCGGAACAGGTTTAGGCTTAAACATTGTGAAAAAATTAGTGAATCTACATGGCGGAGATATTCAAATTGAAAGTTCACCAGGAGAAGGTTCTAATTTCTATTTTACCATTTCTTTTGAAATAGATTCCTCAAATAAAGAAAGTAGCACAACAAATAACAAAACTAAAGATTGTATTCCTTTATTAAATGAAGAAGAATATACTATACTAGTTGTCGAAGACAATAAAATAAACCAAATAGTTACCCAAAACGTATTAAAAACAAAAGGATATAGATCACAAATTGCTGATGATGGCCTTATTGCAATAGAAATGGCTAAAACAAATTCTTATGACCTTATATTAATGGATTTAAATATGCCTAATATGGGAGGTATGGAAGCCACCAAAATAATTAGAGAATTTGACCCTAACATTCCTATTATAGCGTTAACCGCATCAGATACTCAAGACACTGTGCAAGCAATTCTTAATCCTAGTTCTGGTTTTAGTGATTTTCTTAGAAAACCATACAAAAATCAAGAGTTTTTTAGCAAAATTGAATCAAATCTTAATAGTACTATTTCAAAAGCATCATAA
- a CDS encoding hemolysin III family protein, whose amino-acid sequence MKIQSAVEERWNWLTHAVGFVFSFLGLILLLFNNTYKTSYSTFSVLTYSIALIILYFSSSAYHYTNDIILKNRFRVLDHISIYLLIAGTYTPITLITLLNSKGLLLFTLVWSLAGFGTILKLFFTGKFEIVSVILYLLMGWLIVLDISTLIDIVGSEGIMYLIYGGLAYTVGIIFYAFKKLYFNHVIWHLFVLAGSIFHYIFILGYII is encoded by the coding sequence ATGAAAATACAATCAGCTGTAGAAGAAAGATGGAATTGGTTGACACACGCTGTTGGCTTTGTTTTTTCTTTTTTGGGTTTGATTTTATTGTTGTTTAATAATACTTACAAAACATCTTATAGTACATTTTCTGTTTTAACATATTCCATAGCATTGATAATTCTTTATTTTTCGTCATCTGCTTATCATTATACTAATGATATTATTCTCAAAAACAGGTTTAGAGTACTGGATCATATTAGTATCTATTTATTAATAGCAGGAACTTATACTCCTATAACTTTGATTACTTTATTAAATAGTAAAGGATTGTTACTTTTTACCTTAGTATGGTCATTGGCAGGTTTTGGGACAATCTTAAAACTTTTTTTTACGGGGAAATTCGAGATTGTTTCTGTGATACTATACTTATTAATGGGATGGTTAATTGTATTAGATATATCTACTTTAATTGATATTGTTGGTTCTGAAGGAATTATGTATTTGATTTATGGTGGATTAGCTTATACTGTAGGTATAATTTTCTACGCTTTTAAGAAGTTGTATTTTAATCATGTAATCTGGCATCTTTTTGTATTAGCGGGTAGTATATTTCATTATATATTTATTTTGGGGTATATCATATAA
- a CDS encoding DUF4268 domain-containing protein produces MFSKEESKKIRQEFWTTFGTKYPRKWLLYNTKIKDVTLKFTFTTKFAQVSIDIETHDEIIKAYYFDKLLSLKNIIREEYINDIIFDELYELENGKIISRVYIELANVSIHNKKKWKETMVFLNNQMDKLETFFLEYKDFIKS; encoded by the coding sequence ATGTTTAGTAAAGAAGAATCAAAAAAAATAAGACAAGAATTTTGGACCACTTTTGGTACTAAATATCCCAGAAAGTGGTTACTATATAATACAAAAATCAAAGATGTAACCCTTAAGTTTACCTTTACTACAAAATTTGCTCAAGTATCTATTGATATTGAAACACATGATGAAATAATAAAAGCTTACTATTTTGATAAACTTTTAAGTTTAAAAAATATAATTAGAGAAGAGTATATTAACGATATAATTTTTGATGAATTATATGAATTAGAAAATGGTAAAATTATTTCTAGAGTATATATTGAATTAGCTAATGTAAGTATTCACAATAAGAAAAAGTGGAAAGAAACTATGGTATTCCTAAACAATCAAATGGATAAACTTGAAACTTTCTTTTTAGAATACAAAGATTTTATTAAAAGTTAG
- a CDS encoding ZIP family metal transporter yields MYNYILSISAIFIGSLIVYIFRPNNQKKLKLLLAFSGAFLLAITIFNLLPEVFEDHQYAKQTGVWIMIGILLQKVLEYFSKGAEHGHIHLHKETTQIPKLLFISLGIHAVLEGFPIHHTEGILIGIIIHKIPIAMILTTFLINTEIKKPIILLILLLFALMTPLGTFLSEHFETLQNFYKEITALVIGIFLHVSTTILFESNEGHKFNITKLMVILAATASAYFI; encoded by the coding sequence GTGTATAATTATATATTATCCATATCAGCCATTTTTATTGGTTCCTTAATAGTATATATATTTAGGCCTAATAATCAGAAAAAGTTAAAATTACTTTTAGCTTTTAGTGGAGCTTTTCTTTTAGCAATAACCATATTCAACTTGTTACCAGAAGTATTTGAAGATCATCAATATGCCAAACAAACTGGAGTTTGGATTATGATTGGTATTTTACTTCAGAAAGTATTAGAATATTTTTCTAAGGGAGCTGAACACGGCCATATACATCTACATAAGGAAACTACACAAATTCCCAAACTACTTTTTATAAGCTTAGGAATTCACGCGGTTTTAGAAGGATTCCCTATTCATCATACAGAAGGTATTCTTATAGGAATTATCATTCATAAAATTCCTATAGCAATGATATTGACTACCTTTTTAATCAATACCGAAATAAAAAAGCCTATTATCCTACTGATCCTTCTTCTTTTTGCACTAATGACACCTTTAGGAACATTTCTTTCTGAACATTTTGAGACTCTTCAAAACTTTTATAAAGAAATCACAGCGCTTGTTATCGGTATATTTTTGCACGTTTCTACAACAATACTTTTTGAAAGTAATGAAGGGCATAAATTTAATATCACCAAACTTATGGTTATTCTAGCCGCTACAGCTAGTGCATATTTTATTTAA
- a CDS encoding cyclopropane-fatty-acyl-phospholipid synthase family protein produces the protein MLKDSTMWYASWFDTPYYHILYKDRGHTEAQQFMDNLSGYLSLEPDEKILDLACGKGRHSIYLNQLGFDVTGVDLSKNSIEYASQFENETLRFRVHDMSKPFNKKFSAIFNLFTSFGYFEKEECNLNTIKAIKSDLNEKGFGVIDFMNVDYVIDNLIAEETKEVSGIVFHIKRYVKAGYIFKEIKFTDTNEEFFFTERVKALTLNDFQNYFEEAKVDLLDIFGNYQLEKFHKTTSPRLILIFK, from the coding sequence ATGCTAAAAGATTCTACAATGTGGTATGCATCTTGGTTTGATACACCATATTATCATATACTATATAAAGACAGAGGTCATACAGAGGCACAACAATTCATGGATAACCTAAGTGGTTATCTTAGTTTAGAACCAGATGAAAAGATTCTGGATCTCGCCTGTGGAAAAGGAAGACACAGTATTTATTTAAACCAACTAGGGTTTGATGTTACCGGAGTAGATCTTTCGAAAAATAGTATTGAGTACGCTAGTCAATTCGAAAACGAAACATTAAGATTTAGAGTACATGATATGTCTAAACCTTTTAATAAAAAGTTTTCAGCTATTTTTAATCTTTTTACAAGTTTTGGATATTTTGAAAAAGAAGAATGTAATCTTAATACTATAAAAGCCATAAAATCTGATCTAAACGAAAAAGGGTTTGGAGTTATAGACTTTATGAATGTAGATTATGTTATTGACAACCTTATCGCGGAAGAAACTAAAGAGGTTTCAGGTATTGTTTTTCATATAAAACGGTATGTAAAAGCAGGATATATATTTAAAGAAATAAAGTTCACTGATACTAATGAAGAGTTTTTCTTTACAGAAAGGGTAAAAGCATTAACTTTAAATGATTTTCAAAACTATTTTGAAGAAGCTAAAGTTGATCTATTGGATATCTTTGGTAATTACCAACTTGAAAAATTTCATAAAACCACTTCTCCTCGACTTATTCTTATATTTAAATAG